The sequence CAAATCCTACTAACACTCAGTGGAATTTTGAAGTTTCAGCTGTGCTTTGCTTCTTGTTGTCTCCACCGGTCCCATCAAGGCACTGCATCATTTATTTGCTCTGCTTCACTATTGAGTTCCAAAACCATGGCTTAGAATCACCTGACACTGAACCTCAGCGATTGGGTGCAAGGCCGCGAGAGGGCGTGCGCACCGCCGGTTCTGTTCTGCCCACCAGACCCTCCGAGCATGGGAACCTCCTGGACCTAAGACGGGACGAACTGGGTACCGCTCCAGTGGCGACAGCAGAAGCTTTTCTTCCCGAGGGACCCAACGCCCCAGGGCGCTCTCTCAATACTCCTATTAATGCTATGATTATCCTAACCCACTCCTTCTGCAAGACCTAGTGGGTCCTCGACCAGGCCCAGCCTTCACGACCCGCACCCCTCTGCCGTGGTCACGTACAGGAACCTGCAGGGCCGCGCCCTCCCCGCCCAAGCTCTGCCCCTCCACACCCTGATGCCCTGCAGGCCTCTACTAGGTCCCCGCCCAGGGGAGAGTTGTCGCCCCGCACGGGGCGGGGAGCACGAGGAAACATTCGGAAACCACCCCCCAGGCACGAAGCCGACTGCCCGTATTGAGACCGTGTGAGCAGGGCTGCCCCGCCGACTGGAGCCTGCAGGGCATCACTCACGTTTGTCAGCTTCTCACCGCCCTCTGGGCTCAGGGTCCCAGAGCAGCCAATCCCCCCCCGGGGGGGGCGGTCCGTCCGCAGGGGCTGGAAGATCGGGTTGGTGCCCATGGCCGGAGCGCTTAAAACCCTTACAAGCCCTCATAAACCGTCAGCTCCAGACCTTCAAATGTCAGCCCGAGAGACACCTAATctccaacctaaaaaaaaaaaccacacccgttgccatcgagtcaattctgactcatagcgaccctataggacagagtagaactgccccacagagtttccaaggagcgcctggtggattcaaactgccaaccttttggctagcagccttagcacttaaccactacgccaccagggtaacccactgaacccactgccaccagggtaaaaaaaaaactagaggctCCAAATCCCACCAGTTTGAGGAACCCTCAAATCCCCTCAGCACCAGAGACCGCGTCCACAGCTACCGCTACACAGCGCCGCACAAACGTTTAAGTTAACAAACAACATGGTTCCTCAGGACCCCTTCCTgctacccccacccccgccacccagCGGGGAGCGGGACCTGGCATCCACACTGTTAACACACACTGaatcactgctgcttccacaagGAGTAGGATCCCCGCGCTGCTCCACAGATTCCCAGGACCCCTTCCTTTCCAGGTGGGGCCGGGGCCGCGCCGACGCCCCAGCCCCGAGAGTAGACCAgccgggcgcgggcgcgggcgcggggtgCCTCAGCCTCCCAGGCACAGCGCCCAAAACAGTAAGGGGCAGAGGGGCCTTGGGCGGGGGATCGCTCTCTCCCCGCCCCTGGCACCCTACGGAGTCTGGTGGGGGTGGGACGACGAACCGGGGCGAGTGCCCCGTCCTCAGTCTGGAGTCTTACCCCCCCCCGGGCgaactctgggccttggtttcccccctggcacagggagcaggtggggggcggggggggcaggaGCCCATCACCCAGCTTGGCCCGCAAACCCGCCCCGGGCAGAGTAGGGACCTGGGCGCAGCCCTGGACACGGCCTTTCTCCCCAAGCCCTTCAAGCCCCCAGGCCCGAGGGCCCTCCGCAGCTGGATCCCGAGgctggacccccccccccccgccgcaagTCCATGGGGATGAAATTTCCCGGACCAGCTGCGTCTCCCGGGCCAGAGGCTCCCTCTCGCAGCCCTTAGAGTGGCTGCGTCCGCCCGGCCCCGCACCGCATCCGCCCCAGGGGATCACTCGGGACAGGGTACACCGGAGGGGGCGATgccagctgctaacccaacgtCCGGACTCCCCAACCTCTGGAGCCCCCGGGGTGCTGGGACTGGGACCCGCCCTCCTGGCGCCTTCCCTCCACACCTTCGAGGGGCCGGGCTTCTTCAGTCTGGGAGCGGGTCCCTCCACCCAGCTGCCCGAGTTTCCTACCTTTCAGAAACCACGGCACGGAAAGCAGCACGAACACCGTCCGCTGTAAGGCGCGCCATCCGGCCCGGGCCCCTCACCACCCGTCCCGGCGCTTCCGGGAGTAACTGGCTGGAGGGCGAGGAACATGGCTGCCGGCCCCGCCCAGCGGCCCGGGTGTGGGGGGCGGGCGTGGGGGGGTTGGGCCTCCAGAGGGGAGGGTGGGGTCTAGAAGCAAGGACAACGCCAAGGTGTGCGGGGTGAGGAGACGGGAGACGTCAGGAGAGGGCCCTCTCCGGCGCAGAGTTAAGTATTGGAGgtgcaactgttaagtgcttggctaactgaaaggtgggcggttggaacccaccagctcaggggttgaaaagatctggagatgggctcccgtaaagattctaaccaaacaaaatccaaaccagttgctattgaatcaattccgactcatagtgaccctatagggcagagtagaactgccccatagggtttctaagactataagtctttacagaagcagactgccatgtctttctgcaAATAACcaactggcggattcgaactgtccaccctttggttagcagccgagctcttaaccacggtgccaccagggctgcgccataaagactgcaacctaggaaaccttgtgaggcagttctaagttgtcatacagggttgatatgagtcagaatctcttgatggcacacaaccatgATTGTACTAAGAAAAATTCCTCCAAGCATCTGCCTACATGACCCCTGAAGCACATATGCATGCACGCTATCAAAGCAGTGCGGCCAAAGACAGGAAATTGGGATAGAGACATTATAGACTGCACACTGAAAAGTGATTTCTGAGGGGCATGCAGCTCAAGCGGAGGAGGTAGCATACAACTAAATGCCCTTCTCCTTCTATTGTTCAATGGTCTTCAGAAAGAATGTGTCCCAGGAATTAACTGTAGCCCAGGAGAACTTGAAGACAGCAAATACAGAGGACCGGTCAGGATGCTTCTGCAGTGGTCAGGGTGAGGAGTGATGGTGGAAGTGCAGGTGGGAACAGTGGGCAGGCTTGAGGTGTACTTTGGAGCTTGAGCTGC comes from Elephas maximus indicus isolate mEleMax1 chromosome 14, mEleMax1 primary haplotype, whole genome shotgun sequence and encodes:
- the LOC126058427 gene encoding translation initiation factor IF-2-like, translating into MVDSQLLHEVAYDEELVVVKPHPPLWRPNPPTPAPHTRAAGRGRQPCSSPSSQLLPEAPGRVVGNSGSWVEGPAPRLKKPGPSKVWREGARRAGPSPSTPGAPEVGESGRWVSSWHRPLRCTLSRVIPWGGCGAGPGGRSHSKGCEREPLARETQLVREISSPWTCGGGGGVQPRDPAAEGPRAWGLEGLGEKGRVQGCAQVPTLPGAGLRAKLGDGLLPPPPPTCSLCQGGNQGPEFARGGVRLQTEDGALAPVRRPTPTRLRRVPGAGRERSPAQGPSAPYCFGRCAWEAEAPRARARARLVYSRGWGVGAAPAPPGKEGVLGICGAARGSYSLWKQQ